The following nucleotide sequence is from Pochonia chlamydosporia 170 chromosome 4, whole genome shotgun sequence.
cagaCATACTAATAGGCCGATCATGATCTATCTAACACTTCAATCGACTGCTTCAAAATCGCTTCAATTTGATCCCACCGTTGCACAAGGACTGCTCGTTGGGAAGCGGTACCGGCACCAGAAGTCGATATAGCTCTTCTTGTGCTTTTGATTCGATTTAGCAGCTCTGCAAGCAGCGATGACAGCAATGCATCAGTACCCGACGGGGTGTTTTGCGAATCTAGGCCCCCATCAGATTCCGTTGCCGCGCCATTAAGCAGCTGATGCAATGCTGCCTTGGTCCTGTCGCATGGTTTTGAGTCAGCAGATAGCATAAAATTACCCAGCACCCCCTTTCCATCCAGTGAAGCCTTCTGTTCGCCGCTGAGCTTAGGGGGTATCACATCATCCAAGGATACAAGGTCGGCTGAATTATCTGGCAGCACAAACCCGTACTCCGCAAGCAGGAAATCGTTGGAATGACGTCCATATGAGGTGCAGACCTCTTCGCCTTCCACGTACTCGCGATCTGCAGTTATGGTGTAGCTTCCGGAGAGCGAATAGGATACGGAACATCCAGTGGCCGCGTGGTTGAACAAGTCTGCCACCGGTAGCAAAGCTAATCGATCATGCCAAGGGTACGGTAGAGTCTGAGGAGTCTCGTAGTAGAAGGCCCTCGTACTAACGAGGAACCAAGCATATAAATAATCCTGCATATTTGTATCCGGAAAGCCGATCTTGAACTGTTCCCAATCTCGGCGAAACGTGGCTTGTTGCTTTGCTAAGAGGGTTTTGGCTTCTACGGGAAGTAGTTCCTGTAGACTTTTTGACCAGAAGTATGGCACCTGTTCTTGGAAATCTGCTAGCTTTGGTACCAGTTTGCCCCAGTGCGTCGCCTTGGGAGGATTAAATAAAAGATCTGCCGCTAGGAGGCCATGTATAGATGCGTCCTGAGGCAGCTTGGAACTAATTGTCTTGGAGACAGTACTTAAACTCCGGATAGTTTTGATAGGCACAGTCATAATAACGTCTCCTTCCTGCTGCACAGTTAGCTGACGCTTGGTGAGGTATACGACATCGCGGTGAACTTGGGCACCTGTAGCTTGCGGATTGCCACCATTCCAAAGCCATGCTCTGCCGTCTCCTTGGGTTCAATGCCATCAAGTTTCACTCCTTCGCCGGCCGCCCAGCGAACCAGACTCTCAGCCATATCCATGGCTGCATGTTGGGATTGCTCTTTAGCCGGTAACTGGGTCATGATGCTCGTGCCGGCATTACCATTTAAGGGCGACAATTCAGAACTGCGTCGCTAACCAAAACGACGGGAAATACGCTCACAGGTCACCGTGTGGTATTCCTCGGTTGCACCGCATGGTAATGGCTTCACTCAGAGCCTCACATAGAGGTTTGCTACATTGGCTGACGTAAAGAGAGACGCGggaagaggagatggaggttgGTGTTCTAGACTCCAGCTACACAAGGGCCCGTGACAAAAACAAGCAAGATATTGCCAGCCATCTTTGTAATATTGAGTGCCAACATTTCGGCCCGTGAATGCCACAATGTGGTTTCTGCGCATTGGCTGACTAATCATGTCTGCAGCTGTGCTGTTCAAAACTTTCCAACAATGAATTCGACACAGGCGACAACACCGCATTTGAACCTTGACGGATGTGCCTTCTAAATGACAGAACAAAACCAAAGTCCCTCAACCCCTGATGGGCTAATCAATACATCCAAGGGCAGGGAATACTGGGAAAACACGGCAGGAGATGTCGATGGGATGCTCGGTGGCATTCCCACTTGCGGTGGCTTCTCGTCGATTAGCAAAATTGACCTTCAAGGCTCACGAGCGTTCTTAGCAAGGTTTGGGATTGGCACCAAGAATGACCGTCGCACACTTACCAATGTGCTTGAAGGTGGCGCAGGGTTAGTATGATTACTCTTAGCTTTCATGTAGTATGCTGTAAACTTACACTCTGACTTTGCGACAGGATTGGAAGAGTGACAGAAGGCTTGCTTCTTCGGGTTTCTGAACATGTTGACATCATTGAGCCCATTTCAAAATTCACAAGCTCCTTACAAGACAAACAAGGAGTGCGAGACATCTTCAACGTTGGATTAGAAGACTGGCAGCCCAGCATTGGACAACAGTACGACCTCATCTGGCTGCAATGGTGTTTGGGTCATCTTACGGATGAGCAGCTCTTGCGATTTTTAGTCCTCAGCAAGACGGTCCTTAACCCTACTACTGGCTTAATTGTTGTGAAGGAGAACCTGAGCACCGGAGAGACGGACCTTTTTGACGGCACAGATAGCACCGTTACAAGGTAAGTTGGAAGGTTGCGCTGTCGATACTAATGTCGGAAGGGGTCTAACACACATCCAGGAAAGATAGCAGCTTCTGTAAAATTTTTGAAGAGGCGGGTTTAACTATCGTCAAGACTGAGCTTCAGAGAGGGCTGCCAGAGCGGTCGCCCCGACGGCTACTTCCTGTGAAAATGTACGCTTTGCGGCCAAAGGATCAGGATTGAGCGCCAATGTCCTCTTTTACGAGAGGGAATACGTTTGGCGTAAGTAGAAGGTGGCTGGTCGCGCTAGATTGGAACAAGGAACACCAAATTCCCTACTTGCTCACGACACATAAAGATGCAACAAGCTGTCTTACATTGCGGTCAAAGTACGGGTTTGTTGGGCGTTCCGCAGGAAGAGGCAGGTGATCAGACAGGCGAAGCATTTGGCGAACTAGTTGGCAGGTATTCGCCGCTAAAGGTGTGAATGGGAGAAAGTAATTGCGCTGGGGTACTTCGAGCCGAACGAAAGTAGAATCGGCCAACCACTGACTCCGGTAAAGCGCTTTATCGGATTACCTGATGAAGGATGTCACGATACTAGCTGCGTCGCTGCGGAGTGGGACATGGTATGCTCCGACATGGAGTTAGCTGCTTGTGAGCTACGAACCCCGTCTAGTTAATTATGGTATTTGTAACTCCGCAGACTCCGAGCAGAAACAGGAGTGGCCGGGTTGTGCGGCGAATACAACTTCTTCCGTACAACCGCAAACCTCATCACTTTTAAGCTTATAGCCCGTCTATGATTGGAACGCAAACCTAACAGGGCAACCTACGTCATGTGTCTGTCAAGCCGCAAGGCTATATGTAGTTATTCACCTCTTCTTTACCATGTTGCCTAAACTTGGACCATAGTCTAGTCGACTTACACCACAGCGATATGCGAGCAGTATTGACCACAGAAATTTAGCACGTAGCCATACCTCGGGGGGGAACAGACAGCGTTTGCCAAACTACTGCTCCAATGCGACCACCATATCATACTACACGTCTTGCCGTGGATTGAGGCCCTTTCCCAGTTCCAGGAGGTCGAAACCCGCCCCAGTAATTCTTCCCTCCACGCTCATCCGACGAATTACTACACCGAGGATGAAAGTAGTCCTCCTCCGCCCCAAACGGCCACATGGGGATGATGCAGACCTCGTCGACGCCACAACCAGAACATTGCTTAAAGCGAGCCCAGCCAAGGAACTTCATTAAAGACTGCAGTTTCTCGATAGCCGCCTGCAGAGACGAGCCGCGAGTCTGCAACAAGGGAGTTAATAGCTCGCGAACCTCAAAAAGAGTCGTGCAAATTTCTGCATTGACTCCCTTGAACGCTTCAAGTACAAGGTGGTCGGGTTCTGATTCCAGAGTCACCCCGTGCAAGTAAAAGTTTGTGCAGCGGCTGATGGCATCTGATACGGATTCATCTGTGCTAGAATAGTCGATGAAGAGGTCCacgaggaagctgacttCCGCTGCCATTGAGTCCACTGACGTGATGAAATTCACCATGTAGTCGAGCCTGTCGGCATATCGACTGACAATCATGTCGGATATGCCTTGCCAGTTTACTGAGCGAGCAGACTTTGCTTTGCGGCTCTCGACTATCGCTTTCAAGTATTCTTTGATGGCAAATAATTCGCCGTCCGTAGTGTTAGAAAGTCGAGGCAAATCAGGCCGCGTCTCATCCGGATTAGTCAAATTGACGGGGAAGAAAAAGGCAGACACCATGGACGAGTAGTCGATGATGGTTCGCGAAGACCCTATGTCGAAATATCTCGCTGCAACGCCACGGAGATATTCGAAGTTCTGAATGCTCCTCCATTGATCACCGTCTCGGCTGGCAGGGTCGGGACGTTGAAGCGCCTGTATCTGTTCCAGGCCGTCGGTGAAATTGCATTGAATAATCTCAAATCCAGCTTCCATCCGTATAATTCCCTGTAAGCCCCATTCCTTGCAAAGGCCGCAGAGGTCTATCGCTCGTTGCCGCTCATTCATAGGCCCTCCGCCGGCTTGGGCTCGGATCCGTCCAGCCTCTCCGTACGACCTGTCGCCACGAAGTAGATAATCCTGCGTGTCCAGGGTTCCCATGGTAGTTTTCCCTCCGCTCATGCCGTCGACGTAGAGGAATTGCAGCGGTCGAGTGGTTCTATATACATGCAGCCAACCACCGTCATTGTGAGCCGATTGCATCTTGCTGCCCATCACATTCTGTTGATTAGGAGAATCTCCAAACATTCGGCTGTGAGGAGGCTTCTTATGTCCTGGCGGAGCATGAGGTGTCTTGTGGCCTCGTGCGAATCCTTCTGCGTGCTCGATTTCATATGCTAGCCAATCGGGCTCCGAAGGAGTTTGTGGTTGGTTGTTTCCGTGGTGAAGGGGAACGCCTTCGGGAACTGTTGCTAAGAAGATAGACATTCCATTGTGGTGAACTGACGATCCCCATTGTCGCATTGCATCGTGGATTgcattgaagatgtcagGTGAGCGACGGCGTGCAATGTCTTTGCTGGGTTTGAACTTGTCGTCCTCGTGGTGATGTGCCCATGTAAGGTGGGTAATTGCGCATAGCAAAACGAGAATTGAAAATAAAACCATACTGTCAATGACACGGCCCAAGACAGGAGAAGAATAGAAAGCGGGGAATTTGCAAGTTTTTGACGGGCATCGTGCTGATTTTAATGCTCGGAGAAGCTGATGTAGCGCCGAGATATGGAGACAGATCAGATCTGATAAGATGAACACGCGTCCAGGGTGTTACTCGATTGCACAATTGTGGAGCATTCTAACAAGGCTTCTGTCCAACTCTTACAGCTTACGCTACAGAAAAGATGGATAAATGTTGAGAATACGGGAGAGTCGCAAGGGCGAGGGATCAAATGCAGTGCTACAAgatcatgttggctgcgCTGGGGCCACAGATGCATCGTCTCAAAAAAGAGGGTGTTGCCCGTGGCACAATTGACACGATGCCGACTCACTTATAGACTTGCGAGGctgttttgtttgccttAAAAGCACTTGGAAAACGAGTGTATACCAACTATGGTTGAGCTTGCACAGGGACAATGGAGTCGGACTGACAACGAGACATAAGCGGGCTTCATGTGTGGTAAAATTTGGACAACCGACGGAGACGTTTCCAGGTTCTAAGAAGGTGTATGCATTCTTTGTAGCCTTTAATGTCCTGAAGCAAGGTACAGCCACATAAATTTAAGCCTCAAGGAGCAGCATGTGTCGGAGAAGAGCCGCGATTATCCACTGCTACACTCAGTGCTTGCATTTCGGAAATCGCAGTTGACCGTATTTTTATTCGAATGGCATTTTTTCAGGTAACACATGGTTCCTAGAAAATGCAAAAAATAATGGCAGTATAAGTCATTGTAGTGCAGCATGTCAAAAGATTAGGGGCTACATTGACAGTATCGCGACAGTGCAGCACTCATTTGCTGCCACAGTAGGCATTCCCAGCACCATGCACAACCAGGCGCCAATTCTTGTTTTTATTTCACAGCTTTCCCCTGGATAAGTCAAATTTAGAGCTTCTCCTGACCATTTGGTCACATATTACTCCGTATTGCTCACGTTCCACCAACGAGCGTCCAAGTTAGCCGCCGAAAGTGAGGCGAGCATGCATGCACgggatgagatgagacgtTTGCCgcccaacatttgaacattgaacgggCTGACTCACAAGGCCAGTCACAACTGACCTCCccctttttgccctttgaCTCTTCCCTTTGCCTACCTTGgtgctttgctttcttttctgttgAATCTCCAGATTGAACATTCGAGAATTATGTCTTCTCTCAAGACTACCTTACCGAAAGACAATGAAGCTCACGTTTATCGACATCGCCGACGTCCAGAGCGACATAGACCAGAATGCGCTGGCAATCCATTTCAATACCAGCTTTcacacagccaaagaagcgcCAGATCTTCCCGTGCCCTCGAATGAGCCAACATCTTTCAGTCAATGGGCACCCTTCATACTACGATCTCGTGGGCTTCCGGAAAGTGCACTTCAAATCGTCACACTCACGCGGTCCCAGATGAACACCGTGGTGCTAGCAGCAAGGGCGTCAATCAACACCCGCCAGCTAAGCTTATCATACGCAGAAGACTTGCGTGAAGAAGTCAACCCTTCTTTCGAGAAGCTAATATTTCCAACGGAGGGTCTCTTCATGCGTCTCGGAGCATGTTCGCCCAAGGACGGCACCGAGACGACACCAGGCAAAGCGTCGCTACACTCTGTCGACGACATCATGCTACGACTGACCACATCGCAGAGAGCGTGGAGTGCGCTAACCAACATTCTCAATACGGACGCCAATCATGCGTGCATCTATTTCCTGCCGTTTGACAAAAGAATGCGGACCGAGGCAGAGTATCGTGTGTTTTGTATGCCTAGCTCGCTTAGGATTACTGCCGTCAGCCAGTACAAGTGGCATAAACGTTGGATTTTTGCacaaggaacaaaagaagagatggaagagaCGGCGCTCAAGATTCTTGACGGCATTGAGAAAATACACGCGCAGATTGTTGGTCGCTTGCATGACGCTGGCGAGGGGGAGTTGCTCGAGGATCTCCAGCGGCAGGGCTTCACGTTTGATGTGTTGCACATCGATGACAAgaacttcatgttgattGAGCTAAACACTTTTGGTGTGAGGAGCCAGTGTGGCTCGTGTTTGTTTCAGTGGGTGAAGGATCGGGACACGATTTATGGGGTGTCGTCGAAGGAGGTTGAGTTTCGAGTTGCGAGGTAGAGATGGAGATGTTTCGTTTCTGGAGGCAAAAGGCGACAATGGAGACGGACATTGAACTTGGCGACAATCAAACCACGGCAATGCCAACGCAAAAAATGTCAGTCACTGGGAATGTGGTATGGTGGTCCGTCCCATCAGATGGATCATCTTGAGCCACACTCCCCCTTCGGGCCTGACGACTCGGACAGAACGAAACACAATGCTGAATGAACTCCCGACCACACGACGACAAAAATTCCCCACGTCTTCGATCAAAAACATCTGGCAAAACGTTGTTATCTCTCGCGGTTATAAGTGATTGTTGCTATGCACCTAGTACATACGACCATACCTATCAGACAATATGGGATCCCGTCCGCTCTCCCTTAATCAAGCTGGTAAGGGGCAgattagtagttgggtcggtgacgaccagcgaacACCGGCTGTTGTATGTCTTTTTTTGgccttcttttttttttgaacTGGCCAGAAGCTAAACTCAAGAAGGTCTGGCTCTCGTACAACTGGATCCACTGGAAGACTTCGATGTTATTTGTCGGGGCTTTTTACCTGCAAATGTAGACATGGAGGGATTTGCTCtatttttggaggatgtggtgtctggtctgatttTGGAGGACAGGAAACGGAGACTTTATGTCGGTGTGGGAGGATTATGGCCAGCTGCTGTACTTGGGTCGGGTGTGGTATTTTACGTGGCCAACATGAAGAACTAATTAGGTGAATTGGTCAATagatgccgccgccaccagtGCTACAATTATGTCTCAAGTTCTGCGTAGTAGACACTCCAAATGTCccctcagccgccttgcAATGTTTGGCCCATGACAAAGACAGTGTGGAACAATTGACCACAAAACACAATCTCCCCACGTCTACAACCACAAGCATCAGGCAAAGATACTTATTCTTTGCGACCATAATATATTGCTGCTATGAACCTAGTACATTGAACCGTACTTACCAGACAATATGGGACCCCGTCCAGGTCTTCTTTTTGGATTAGAATCCTCCAGTCTCAGAGGTCCTCGCTTGCAATTGTAGAGGTTACACCCTCACTTCCTGCAGGGACTCTAACCATCTTTCAAGAGAGACATAGACTTATCTTCTCTTCTATCCTGTATTTAATGCCTATAACGGTGGCAGCTGTTAAACAGCAAAGACCTAGAATCGCAACCTACCAATCCAACTATTTACACGCACAGCAGCACATACTCTGAAACCCTAACCCAGTACCTCTACGACGGGTTCCCATCTCTTGCTGCACAAAAACTTCATCGACGGCTACTTCCCCGGTATTGTTGTCACCTAGCCCAACTGGTCAGCGTCACGAGCGCTATCCATTGGACAAAACAGTCAGCAAGAGACGGCTCTGGCATGGTTCTGTGTGGCGCTCGTTCTGGCCATCGGAACAAGTGTGAGCGCATGCTTGTATAGTTCCGATTTGAAACTAGCATTGGGTGCGGGAACAAGAAGGTGCGCCCTCCCTGCACTTttgaaatgtcaagtgcttgcACCACCTCTGCAGGTCTTTGTACCGTGTCTGCACCTCGCTGTACCCTGCCGGCATGGTACgttgaccaccagaccagaccagaccccataaagtcaactggtctggtcaatacaACTGGGGCCGGGTCTGGCCGGACCGGGACCCACCAGACCCTCCGTCCCGGAATTAACATTGAGGGGGTTGTCCGTCACttatacggagtacggacatggagcacatgcattcaatgttcatggcaccagacctgTCAAGTGGCCAAATGCTTGAACTTGGGCCGAGACCCCAGAAATCTTCATGTGTCCCAGGATCAATTCAATGATTCTTGTTCGGCTGTGTCTTCCCAAGGATTTCTCGGGGGCTTTTTGCTCACTAACTACTACTTCCCGCAGTCAATCACAACATGTATGCTTTACTCTCTGAGTGCAATGATCATGCACGCTCGGGCTCTACCCGACATCGAGCTTCTCACGAAGATTTAAGGGTCCGGCTAAAACTCTGGCCTCAGCGCTGCAATTCTCATTGCCAATCCGGCGGCGCTCACGCTGTCAATGCTACCGGACGCAAGAATTCAACTTTGGTACGAGTTGCCTGGGGAGATGCCCAGGTACTTACGTATGTAGCCACATGCAGGTACCGTCTGGTtgacgtcaactggtctggtgtttcgTACCTTCAAGTGTGAAGCCTTAATGGGGAAAAACTGCACCATGTTCCCACGAGCATGCAGCCATGGACCAattttgatcaattgatcgtcACTGTGGCTGCCATGCAGAATTGGAGAACTACGTCTACATTACCACTATGCCATTAAGCGGCACGATACATCGCACCCTAtaacttcaatgttgctacTGGATGGATCCGGCTTCGGATGGCTTGGATTGGAAATTATGTGCTCCATTACAGGCAACCTTAAATATTGCAAACACTACACTCGATCTGCGAAATATAATTAAGTCTACTTTCTTAATAGTTTACATGCCAAGTAAGATAACAAAAGGACGGTAAAATACTGTGCGTCTTTGCATGCCGTCAATGTTTCTTAGAGTTGTGGTACAATTCTTCTGGCCAAAagcccttcaatgttgacaacaACAGAGCAGGCACTGGAACTGTGCCTCACCACGCTACAACTCACAATGACCTCAAAGTGTGAGGGGCGGAATTCAACCCTGCATGATACCTTGTCACAAAACGAGCTTTCCTACTCTTCTACAAATTGCTCAACATCCATTGAGCAGCGGAATGACAGCAGAATAGCCTCATTTTGAGCCCATGCAAGTGGTTTCAGGCCACATCGCTATCCGTCGCCGGAAAATTGGCTCCTCTCTCCTGGAGGAGGTCAACGACGGGAATATGTCCCTCCTTAGATGCCCACATAAGAGCAGTCTGGCCCAAATCATGGTCGCTTGCTCCCAGATTCACCTTTTTGTCAAGGAGCAATCTCACTACCGCGAGATGTCCGTTCTTCGCGGCCCAGATCAGCGGCGTTCGTTTATGTGCAGGATCCTTCCCGTCGGGATTGGCCCCTTTACTCAGGAGGATCTTGACGAACTGTTCGTTACCAATCGATGCCGCATACGTAAGCGGCGTGTGACCTTGGCAGCCTATTTCCAAGTTGTACTTGGCCCCTCGGGCAACTAGCAGATCAGCTATGTCGTCCCATCTCCGCAAGGCCGCCATCAATAGTGGTGTCCAGCCAGTGCTGTCTCTTGAATCGATATCAGCGCCGTTATTAAGCAGAAGCGTGACGAATTCGATGTGACCTTTCTCAACGGCATATAATAATGGTGTTCTGCCCCGGCTGTCTCTGGCATTCAGGCGATTCCTACTGAGTATTTCGGGAGCAATGCTTGTCACGCCAAGTAATGCCACCAGGTGCAGACCAGTGAATCCCCGTGGAACACTTTCACTATACCCATGCTGTCTCGGGTGCTGCAAATCAGTGAAGAGTACCTGGACGGATGCCTCAACTTTTGCGTCGTCTTGGAGGAACCGGGTGATTGCTTGAGAGAGTTGCAAACTGCCGCCGGCACGCTGAGCGTGATAACCCCAGTTTCGGGTAGCATATCCATAGAAACGGTTGGACTCCAATCGCTGCTTGAGCTCCTCATTACTTATACAGTGGCCGCTTTCGAAAGCTGCAAACATCAGGTATGTGAGGCAAGTTTTCGCAATATCCGACTCAGAAGTCGAAAAGCACTGCTTTCTAGACAAATACTGCTGCGCCGTGTAGTGGATGAGACGTATTATAATGCCCCttgcatcaaccacaacgaGTCCGGCGCACGTGGATATTATGTCTTCCAACGTTGGGAAGTCGCCAATATTCAGCTCGGATTTTCCGGGTTTCGTAGCAAGTGCTTCACAAACTTCCGATATGGCAAGAGGCCGCCTCGCATGCGTGAGCCAAGAAAGTACTTTCATTGCCAAAGTTCTGAGTCCTGGCTTTTGCCGCTCAATTCTATTCATTACTCGGCCGTAGTAGTTGTCGAGCACCTCGGCTTTATCCTCCCCACAATCCCGACCCTGTTCCTCGAAGTCCATGAGCTCAAACTCAATGTCGTTGGCACATATCTTGTCGCTTAACGACCCAAAATACAACTCGGCAAGGAGAAAGCTAGAGCATGCTG
It contains:
- a CDS encoding SET domain-containing protein (similar to Cordyceps militaris CM01 XP_006667094.1); protein product: MTQLPAKEQSQHAAMDMAESLVRWAAGEGVKLDGIEPKETAEHGFGMVAIRKLQEGDVIMTVPIKTIRSLSTVSKTISSKLPQDASIHGLLAADLLFNPPKATHWGKLVPKLADFQEQVPYFWSKSLQELLPVEAKTLLAKQQATFRRDWEQFKIGFPDTNMQDYLYAWFLVSTRAFYYETPQTLPYPWHDRLALLPVADLFNHAATGCSVSYSLSGSYTITADREYVEGEEVCTSYGRHSNDFLLAEYGFVLPDNSADLVSLDDVIPPKLSGEQKASLDGKGVLGNFMLSADSKPCDRTKAALHQLLNGAATESDGGLDSQNTPSGTDALLSSLLAELLNRIKSTRRAISTSGAGTASQRAVLVQRWDQIEAILKQSIEVLDRS